In the Acropora muricata isolate sample 2 chromosome 10, ASM3666990v1, whole genome shotgun sequence genome, one interval contains:
- the LOC136930668 gene encoding uncharacterized protein encodes METRCVENTPSHDASKDIDVNNVNCSSSAASAVDGPAASFDVNNDIDSSDLCPVNNNMAFTGSVTAANGGPNTFSDLNGNAFSGTASAPLNVNSSCSKVTAAASGASVYSNSKTSTVEATANSGVNVNTHCDSNIDANSSSNKTATATSSEDVHSISKTVDIENTANSGVNVNILCDSNIEVNSTSNKSAAETSCGNVHSISKIVNVEATANSGDSSSNVNVDAETTENGGEGANMSNDKAIDKGTVDSGAPLNDDVDLNNIDMLPDNNLNDSTVVTEVLSSGRAGPVQGACDVFLDVDARLEAGLFRSDGEISECSLNDAQILPSSSEVLESQSILLGVSDVSGGTGPTREVDPSSLDGDALNGAGGGQPPAPPSGDAAFQSSLRGLRSRGKAKSSALRSLSRLKDRVAPVFLNKSSRKQSRIPKPAVATVTPRVTRAHSQ; translated from the coding sequence ATGGAGACCCGATGCGTCGAAAACACCCCATCACATGATGCGAGTAAGGATATAGATGTAAATAATGTTAATTGTAGTAGCAGTGCTGCTTCTGCGGTTGATGGTCCTGCTGCGAGTTTTGATGTAAATAATGATATTGATTCTAGTGACCTATGTCCCGTAAATAATAATATGGCATTTACTGGATCAGTCACGGCCGCAAATGGCGGTCCTAATACCTTTAGTGATTTAAATGGTAATGCTTTTTCCGGCACAGCCAGTGCTCCTTTAAATGTTAACTCTAGTTGTAGCAAAGTCACCGCTGCTGCTAGCGGTGCTAGTGTATATAGTAATTCAAAGACTTCTACTGTTGAGGCCACTGCAAACAGTGGTGTTAATGTAAATACACATTGTGATTCAAATATTGATGCTAATTCTAGTAGTAATAAGACTGCTACTGCAACCAGTAGCGAAGATGTTCATAGTATTTCTAAAACCGTTGATATTGAGAACACGGCAAACAGCGGTGTTAATGTTAATATACTTTGTGATTCAAATATTGAAGTTAATTCTACTAGTAATAAATCCGCTGCTGAAACCAGCTGTGGAAATGTACATAGTATTTCTAAGATTGTCAATGTTGAGGCCACTGCAAACAGCGGCGATAGTAGTTCAAATGTTAATGTTGATGCCGAGACCACTGAAAACGGTGGTGAAGGTGCAAATATGAGTAATGATAAAGCAATTGATAAAGGCACTGTTGATAGTGGTGCCCCCTTAAATGATGATGTTGATCTTAATAACATTGATATGTTACCTGACAATAACTTAAATGATTCTACTGTAGTTACTGAGGTTCTCTCCTCTGGCCGCGCAGGTCCCGTGCAGGGGGCATGTGACGTTTTCTTGGATGTAGATGCTCGTCTTGAGGCTGGGTTGTTCCGCTCAGATGGCGAAATTTCCGAGTGTAGTCTCAATGACGCTCAGATTCTCCCCTCCTCATCAGAGGTTTTAGAGTCTCAGAGCATTCTCCTCGGGGTTTCTGACGTAAGTGGTGGTACTGGCCCCACCCGGGAGGTGGATCCCAGTTCTTTAGACGGTGACGCATTGAACGGGGCTGGTGGTGGTCAGCCGCCTGCTCCTCCTTCGGGTGATgcggcttttcaaagttctttacGAGGTCTGCGTAGCCGTGGCAAAGCTAAGTCCTCTGCTTTGCGGTCCTTAAGCAGACTGAAGGACAGGGTAGCTCCGGTGTTTTTGAATAAGTCTTCTCGCAAGCAGAGCCGTATTCCTAAACCAGCTGTTGCTACGGTGACCCCCCGGGTCACTCGAGCTCATTCTCAATGA
- the LOC136930667 gene encoding uncharacterized protein: protein MTILFWFCIVLTMSHVIEKTTAQQCPSERSISGWMLQGHVYKTMLADIGLPCWGVCRTDGRCQSFNFVISSRMCELNNRTKEAKPEDFIPDPDRYYFRKPVNRVPLGSIPELEAESCKEIKMSEKETTSRKYWLSSIRLGIPLFAFCNMTTEDIDECTALPPMCHVSSQCTNTLGSFRCVCKHGYTYDGERCSDINECNASSPVCHVSAHCSNTLGSYRCICNPGYTYDGKRCTVCVLE from the exons ATGACCATTCTTTTCTGGTTCTGTATTGTTTTAACGATGTCTCATGTTATTGAGAAAACGACGGCTCAGCAATGCCCCTCTGAAAGGTCAATCAGCGGATGGATGTTGCAAGGACACGTCTATAAAACAATGTTGGCCGATATCGGTCTTCCTTGTTGGGGGGTCTGTCGCACAGATGGCCGTTGCCAGAGCTTCAATTTTGTTATATCCTCACGCATGTGTGAGCTGAATAATCGAACCAAAGAAGCCAAGCCTGAAGATTTCATCCCTGATCCAGATAGATATTATTTCAGAAAACCTGTCAATCGAG TCCCACTGGGTTCCATCCCTGAGCTAGAAGCCGAGTCCTGTAAGGAAATTAAGATGAGCGAGAAAGAAACAACCAGCCGCAAGTACTGGCTGTCTTCGATAAGGCTGGGTATTCCattatttgcattttgcaaCATGACAACTGAAG atattgatgaatgcacAGCATTGCCTCCCATGTGCCACGTAAGCTCGCAGTGCACCAATACTCTTGGTTCATTTCGCTGTGTTTGCAAACACGGGTACACTTACGACGGGGAAAGATGCTCAG atattaatgaatgcaaCGCTTCGTCTCCCGTGTGTCACGTGAGCGCGCATTGCAGCAATACTCTTGGTTCATACCGCTGCATTTGCAACCCTGGTTACACTTACGACGGGAAAAGATGCACAG TAtgtgttttagaatga